Below is a window of Plasmodium chabaudi chabaudi strain AS genome assembly, chromosome: 10 DNA.
aatagaaaaattaactATCAACAACCCCCATTTTACATTTAATGCGAAAAGGGGACAATATTACATACGTATATATGGTGCATCCTATATGACCCCTAGttctataaaaattagTGTACCTTGtaataaatgtaaatatatgaattccTCATATTCTGATGAAATAACAATAACGCCTTATGAAAGTGATCCAAgtacttttatatatgaatggGAGTTACAATCATCTTCACCTATTCCTATGGagcatataaatacaatcCACAACGATGATGCTGATTGGTCTCATGATCATGATTTgtcaaatgaaataaaattagatGGATCAGGTAGTTCAGCACtattaaaaacattttatggAATAGAATTATTTGGTTTTTGGGGTTCTGAATTTTCAGATAGATTGCTACAAATATTATCTCGTTTTCCTGACTGTATTAAAATTGATCCGTATGAGTCCAATCCCCAAAATGTCCAAAGAAAACCTCAAAAATGGATTTTATCCCCTGGTGACTTAGGAGCTTTTGATATGAATGTAGAAGTTTATGACAATGGAGACAATAATGCTTATAGTAAAATGGTACGAGTAGCAAGTAATGCTTTTggatattcaaaaaaagtaGTTCAAACATCTGAGAAAAATGGTAGGTTTTTTTCGAGAAGATTAGAAAAAGTAATTATAAGAGCTATTTTGGctgataattataatttattcacTAGGTATTTTGAAGAAAAGCACGGAGTTATGTTATTAGATCCTATTGCagatatgcatataatagaAAGTGTAACTGGATATTCATATGACAACTATCAAGCATGGTATCAAAATGTTGAAGAAATTGTAGAATTAGCTACATCATGGGACGAATTACCACAAGGTTTTCAAAAAGTTCCTggtttgaaatatttatcacgaagaaaaaatggaaCAACCCATCCAGTATATCCCACAGCACCCGCAGTAGCCTTTCCAGCAGGTCCCAATGCAAATGGACTTCTTGAATTTATGGAATTGGCGTTTGTGAATTATAGAGATATTTCTCATTTAGTAATACATGAAATTggtcattttatttatacaaatacGTTATCTGACGAATTGAAAGAAAGTTGGATAAATTTAGGTCAATGGTATAGTGAACCGTTATCACCTAGTCTATGGGCAACTAGAGATGAAACAAGTTTTGTTTCTGCATATGCACATGATAAAACTCCAAGCGAAGATTTTTCAGAATCGATAGCCTCGTTTGTATTAAactcaaaattattaaattcgCGAAGCAATAGTAAATATGAAtggattaaaaaaaatctatTTAATGGCGGTTTTTATTTAACCACTGGAACCCATAAGTTTGAAGTAATTAATTTAGGTAATgatgtattttattatccaggaaaagttaaaaaattacatgTAGAAGTATTAGGAAATTCAGCTGAAACTAAACTTGTAAAGAttgatattaatttaatgtCTATAAGAGGACAAAACGTAGGATGTGCTAAATATGCCTATGCTAGATTTTTTTCTGAGCAAGGAACATACAGAGATGTGCACTTTTTTGCAAAACCAGGTGATGATAATGTTGCACGTGATTGTACCCATCACTTATATACAGAATTTTCTGTAAATGCAACTGAAAGCAAAGGAAAATGGGTCGCAGAATCTATATCATTCACAggagaaaataatatagaacGTTATGCAGGATTAGGCTCCTTTCTGtgttatgcatatataaataatgaaaatgaagatgTAGAGTCACCAATTCCATTATTAAATTCAGCACGTATATATCCATATGATGGCCAAAATGGTGAAGATTCTTTATTAcgattaaatatattagttTTAGATAATTCTATGCTATCTATACACGGTGGAACATATGCAAGTTTTGCTTCTTATGATAATGAAAGTTATTCGTTTGGTAAATATACTGTTATGGCGTATGATCCAGAATATGATGTTagtaaattaaataatgacTATTTTGtgaacaatatatatactagtGGGTTTAGGCAAGTAGATATCAATGCATGTAGTGCATATACAACAATGGATTTAACTAATTTAAAATGCTATCAGGTTATTAACCCAGTCCCTATACCACAATATTGTATAGGTAGCAGATATTACTTTAGACAGTTTTCAGTAGAAGATGAAGgacgaaataaaaaaattttaaacgTTTCCACAAATGATTTCTTCGGTGATTTGAAACAATCAGGAATTAGGGACAGTAAGGGACCGGTAGTAAATAATGTTAATATACAAAGCAGACAAGCTAATCCACATCATGACGGTGAAACAGAAGTAACACTAGACTTCCACATATATGATGAATTAGCAGGTGTGTATAATGCACATGTATTTTTAAGAGATCCACATGGAGGTGTCCATTATTTTGAAGTACCAAGAACTTTATTACCTAGAGGTGGTGAAGCTAGAGATGTCAGACATGTGATTATATTACCCAAAGGATCCATGGCAGGAACTTGGATACTTGACAAGATTAAAACATCcgatatatgtaaaaatgaGACAACGAACACCTATAGTTACAGTGTTTTCGTGGACAATTCATAATTGtcgtaataaaaataattaagataatcataataaaaCGAGAATATACTATaatttatagaaaatttGTATGTATCATACCGAAAATGGGTATAAAAGTATGCACataatacaatatttatgaatatattatgtacatatttacTTATCCGTCTTTTTCTCACTATATTTCaccataatatattatactatacatttttgtatgtataatgtgaatatataatacgaATTAATCTACATATTTTGCATGCATTATAttgcataaaatataaaattttcttagccttataattgtttataCCGTTTTGTAAAAACGTATTATCTATACATGAGAGAACACATATATAACCCTCGtcttattttaataatttctcAAGTACATAAtttacatgcatatatgtgtatattttttaataattctcGAGGTAGTTGTTTAGCTTCtttaagaatatatatatgaaaatactttgttttttcaatattatttttgttgtaTCTAGCTGTTTTCagtacaaatatatatatacatgcttaagttttatattttatataatttaaaacaaaataaataaaacattcaCCTCTAAAGTAAAACTATCGTTATCCATTAAATAAGacggaaaaaataataaataaaaatataatcacCCCCAACTGTATAATAGATATTTAACATGGAATCCGCATGGTATATCaatctattatatatttgttaatattttaaacatattaagAGGATGTTCATTGAgaatatgcacatatatacacattcaCAGTGTTAAtcggaaaataaataataagttGTAAAagtcaaaaaaatataaatacaaaaaaataaaataataaagtgATACGTCTACGTGGGTATTCATATTagattaatttaaaaaaaaatggttcTATCACTTATTTGgctattaaataatattttaatatttaaatagccatgtaataattatgtatgcatatcaTGAAAAGTTGTGAATTGATTTGtgtttcatataaaatcataaaacattattcaccatttttacaaagaataatagaaaataatgatttatAATTGGTGTATCCTATTGATTGACCTGAACCATGTACTGAACATGATTTTAAATTCTTTAAACATTTTGAAAATGGTGATTTTACGTATGGGCTAGATGTATGTGTTTCTCCTGCAAATCCAGTTAATATCGTACCATTTTCTTGGCAGTTTAGAACTAATTGTCCGTCATTAAATTGTTTTGATCTATCAACTGCGCCATGGAAATCATCTTTTGCTACAATGGATAGTTCATTTATACCTGACCATATTGTTGCATCGACACAAACAAGGTACATGTAATTTTTGTCATTTGAGTTTCCCATATTTAGCGAACAACTTTTCATACCTAAAAGGtgaaatttattaatacaaagggaaaataatgagaaattgtacatacatatatatttatatatattcctattatatgttatatatatgacaataattaataaatactaACCTGGTCTACATGATGTAATGTGGGTGTGCATAGCTGAAACTCCTTTTCCCGATGAAGATGAAAATCCAAATCCGAAAATAATCGTATAATCATTGGGGCATTTTATCGTATTATACGTTGTATTGCTGGTAGTTATTACTTGATCTGAAAACGCCATAACTTGTGTTCCACATTCAATATAAAGATAAGAtacatcatatttatttgtgcTTCCTTGTTTCGATGTACAACTATTTAAACCAGATTCACAAATTTCTATGTCATAGCCTTTTAGTTTTGATGTATTATCccaaaaattttgttttaatacATATCCGAATAAAACAACTTGGTTGTGTGGGCATTCTGCGGTTATAGGGGGGGCACCAATTTTAGTAATTGTAGTTGACGCGGTTAGctaaaagaattaaaaaaatacgaaaaaatatatgttgatggatagatatatttacaGATAAAATACGCATCATAGTGTATCTATCAAATAGGTGCAACTTAAAAAGGTAGTATGACCAAacatgttaaaaaaatacttcCTACACACGTATATATGCAACATATTTAttcgatatttttatatattactattttaattatgtcATTCTCATCTTTTTGTATAGTTCCATGTGGAGATGTTCCATATAATCTAGTATAATACAAAACTGCCTGTTCATATGattcttttaattcttcAGAATCAAAACTTTTATAAATTggcaataattttatatgtattggCATGGGGTTTGACGAAACAGTTTTTGAccattcatataaattttcttcCTTTGTTACATCTTTAATTGGATTCCCTCCAATAACAACTAATTTTTCACTCATGTCATATGAACtgttatcattttttgatgAATTATCTGAACTTACAGATGTAGATCCTCCTACGCTTGCAAAACCAAATTGGGCTTGTATTTGTGCTTTTACACTTACTCCatcttttttcatttggtTCACTGCTGTATTAGatacatttataattttcgtTATTTTACCAcctgaattaaaaaagtaaataaagtaaaacggtttgtattaaaattcaaataataaatggtCATCAAATCCATCATTTGATTAGAAgcatgaatatataaatatattgtatatagaAGTAAAAATGCAATGCTATTTTTCcccttttttaaattaccTAATTGTGCCTCAACGATTATATGTGTAccatatgttttaaaaaattgaatcCATTGGTGCACATTTTTGCATTGCTTAGtcatctttttttgttcatatacATCTGGTGCACACTCACTATCTTCATTCAATCCGGTGAATTCCTTTGGAAGAATACCTACTGCATTCATATAGGCCGTTGTCTGTTCCCTACAGTGTTATGGAATCGAAAgcaatatatgtacatgcgcaatatataaatattcattttacaTAGATGAATAaatcatatacatataagttatttttttttaccaaGGAACATAAGGTGGTAAACCAATTGTGTATTTTATACAGTTTGactttataaaatatgtttttgaTGTTCTTTTAGAAACctcattaataaattttttgtatccAGTTGATGCTGAAAAAGATCCAAATCCCATATAACTTCCAGATACGCTCACATCTACCGacaaattttttgtatattctGAGACACTAGAACATTCGTTTATCTGTAAGAAGAAAGGAGagtttcaattttttatatgttttattaatttatatttcgGATGTTTGCATAAATGGTCATAataactttaaaaaaatattttatgtgtcataattttttccctCATTTCGTTTATTTTACCGATTCAACTCTACTGCATGCATTTTCTTTCCTTATCCATGCATTTATTGGTTGTAATGTATGCAAATCATTTGCAATTCCATGATTACTAAATTCCCaatttaacaaataaatttgagCTCTGTATCCGGGGTCAGATAATGAATCTGTTTCTCCTAATGGATTTCCAAAGAGAATATCATATCCTATAcctacaaaatataatccaGGGAATACAGCCATATGCTTGTCAATTACATTTCCTGTAGTTGTATCTTCTTCAGGGCTATTTGGTGTAGAGCTGTCAAGAGTTTCATCAGTTGTATCTGATTCATCATCATCTTCTTCGCTATCTGCatcattaaatttatactttttaaaaaattgctctgttttatttttattttcatttatttcgtcttccttttttttaatgctaAATGTTCCTTTCTTATCTTTctctataatatattaaaataataaaaatgtgtatatatatggatgATATGTTCATATGTATAACCACCCAGTTGAATTGTGTAGtaaattgttttatcatttattatctACATAATGAtcttatcattatttaatttttattatctttttaaTGATTACTTTCATCGGTTTTATCTATCTgctcattttgtttttcatcttttatttcagcatttttatcatctgTATAATCGTCATAATCATCTTCATCATCCTCATCATCacctaaaaaataatatttacacgaattaatatacataaaaaattcattcaaataatgtaaaatgCAAATGGCCAAAAATGTGTACTTTAGCATTTAGTCGTTATAAGACATTATTTTcctatatgcataatacttttacaaatatccatgtgcatatatatggtATGATATCATAATTTACCTGCAGAAGTAGATGCATCATCGTCAAGCATATCATATAAATCGCTGTCACTAtctttttcgttttttttttggttaacaaatgaaatattatttccaGTATTGCATAATATGCCActgcataaaatattaataggACTTCCCATGGACCCTaattccatatttttattaaatttatcttcattatttttatctctATGGTTCTTGTTATGGCGAACCGAGATCCGTATGGAATTTATAAAGTATTGttgatatatacataataaaataaataaaacaggCAATgacttttttatatttcgttttttcattttttcaattacatatatttgtaaatatatacatttttctcTTCCTTTAATTGCTATTTCTATTTGTACTAGTgttttacttttttgttGTGTCTAATTTATGTATCAAAAAATCTTTATTCACATTCCACAATTCAATATGTACAATATGCC
It encodes the following:
- a CDS encoding sporozoite invasion-associated protein 1, putative codes for the protein MKGTPMLILLFLIGLLGITQSYNIRHNESGDMLKQKYKNYRKGSNSINSNNSSTNEEKFSFDFIDNGFYGQYHPMNFMESSAFLDNMMHDKEDATYSNSRSYKITGTVKGIIDGYPVAVALGAQYSNNFDYLQIEKLTINNPHFTFNAKRGQYYIRIYGASYMTPSSIKISVPCNKCKYMNSSYSDEITITPYESDPSTFIYEWELQSSSPIPMEHINTIHNDDADWSHDHDLSNEIKLDGSGSSALLKTFYGIELFGFWGSEFSDRLLQILSRFPDCIKIDPYESNPQNVQRKPQKWILSPGDLGAFDMNVEVYDNGDNNAYSKMVRVASNAFGYSKKVVQTSEKNGRFFSRRLEKVIIRAILADNYNLFTRYFEEKHGVMLLDPIADMHIIESVTGYSYDNYQAWYQNVEEIVELATSWDELPQGFQKVPGLKYLSRRKNGTTHPVYPTAPAVAFPAGPNANGLLEFMELAFVNYRDISHLVIHEIGHFIYTNTLSDELKESWINLGQWYSEPLSPSLWATRDETSFVSAYAHDKTPSEDFSESIASFVLNSKLLNSRSNSKYEWIKKNLFNGGFYLTTGTHKFEVINLGNDVFYYPGKVKKLHVEVLGNSAETKLVKIDINLMSIRGQNVGCAKYAYARFFSEQGTYRDVHFFAKPGDDNVARDCTHHLYTEFSVNATESKGKWVAESISFTGENNIERYAGLGSFLCYAYINNENEDVESPIPLLNSARIYPYDGQNGEDSLLRLNILVLDNSMLSIHGGTYASFASYDNESYSFGKYTVMAYDPEYDVSKLNNDYFVNNIYTSGFRQVDINACSAYTTMDLTNLKCYQVINPVPIPQYCIGSRYYFRQFSVEDEGRNKKILNVSTNDFFGDLKQSGIRDSKGPVVNNVNIQSRQANPHHDGETEVTLDFHIYDELAGVYNAHVFLRDPHGGVHYFEVPRTLLPRGGEARDVRHVIILPKGSMAGTWILDKIKTSDICKNETTNTYSYSVFVDNS
- a CDS encoding perforin-like protein 1, with the protein product MKKRNIKKSLPVLFILLCIYQQYFINSIRISVRHNKNHRDKNNEDKFNKNMELGSMGSPINILCSGILCNTGNNISFVNQKKNEKDSDSDLYDMLDDDASTSAGDDEDDEDDYDDYTDDKNAEIKDEKQNEQIDKTDEKKDKKGTFSIKKKEDEINENKNKTEQFFKKYKFNDADSEEDDDESDTTDETLDSSTPNSPEEDTTTGNVIDKHMAVFPGLYFVGIGYDILFGNPLGETDSLSDPGYRAQIYLLNWEFSNHGIANDLHTLQPINAWIRKENACSRVESINECSSVSEYTKNLSVDVSVSGSYMGFGSFSASTGYKKFINEVSKRTSKTYFIKSNCIKYTIGLPPYVPWEQTTAYMNAVGILPKEFTGLNEDSECAPDVYEQKKMTKQCKNVHQWIQFFKTYGTHIIVEAQLGGKITKIINVSNTAVNQMKKDGVSVKAQIQAQFGFASVGGSTSVSSDNSSKNDNSSYDMSEKLVVIGGNPIKDVTKEENLYEWSKTVSSNPMPIHIKLLPIYKSFDSEELKESYEQAVLYYTRLYGTSPHGTIQKDENDIIKILTASTTITKIGAPPITAECPHNQVVLFGYVLKQNFWDNTSKLKGYDIEICESGLNSCTSKQGSTNKYDVSYLYIECGTQVMAFSDQVITTSNTTYNTIKCPNDYTIIFGFGFSSSSGKGVSAMHTHITSCRPGMKSCSLNMGNSNDKNYMYLVCVDATIWSGINELSIVAKDDFHGAVDRSKQFNDGQLVLNCQENGTILTGFAGETHTSSPYVKSPFSKCLKNLKSCSVHGSGQSIGYTNYKSLFSIILCKNGE